In a genomic window of Mucilaginibacter sp. KACC 22063:
- a CDS encoding TlpA family protein disulfide reductase, whose amino-acid sequence MLKKLSVLIILSLTGLYSLVSAQDKHFTFEPVTPKPGETVQITYDPAGTPLAGKKDIKGIVYSYNNYHWQTYDLPMQQSGNVYKASFTLDKECGLAAFKFKAGDSTDTDNEKGYAIMTIDPEHPGVNAAGAYAGWGLLRSQSRGYGVPGYYKNLAISDTAFYYWMNNEVKWHPQEASQVLAVPFAQSLYAYQKDKGVPRIDRVIAYLYKVGGEDNLMRIRQIYMGTLNRKQSADSLSDIILAKYPKGSLARLKAYRAFTSERKPDQMMIKATGFLKEFPQTTDAEFDIQNNLSYTNAYQAIILISAMKGDYSPIEKYVPDLPISALINIYYKLIQIPHDRKDLPDTKLLPYAKMLVSRMESVKNTVPADYWYLSPSEWHEQYEHFLVTSVWPTHINLLRKTENYNEALAYAERAEKSLNYKKASVNDDYAWLLNNAKQYQKLNEVLVKSIYLNQSSPEMLELLKEDYVRNNKSDQGFDKYLNTLKNPELAAKSAEEIKAMKRNDDVPDWQMTGLDGKVVKFSQLRGKTVVLDFWATWCVPCKASFPGMKLAVEHYKNDPNVAFYFVDTEERGEAYKQQVAQFIKDNDYPFHILFDNKKSGTKQNDEVYERICKAYSISGIPMKLIIAPNGKLRFLSDGYKGSATALADEIIEMVEFARKVQ is encoded by the coding sequence ATGTTAAAAAAACTTAGCGTATTAATCATACTGTCACTTACAGGGCTATATAGCCTTGTAAGTGCACAGGATAAGCATTTTACTTTTGAGCCGGTAACGCCCAAACCCGGCGAAACGGTTCAGATCACCTATGACCCGGCGGGTACGCCTTTGGCTGGAAAGAAAGACATTAAAGGGATTGTTTACAGTTACAATAACTACCATTGGCAAACGTATGATCTGCCAATGCAACAATCCGGCAATGTTTACAAAGCATCGTTTACGCTGGATAAAGAATGCGGCCTTGCTGCTTTTAAATTCAAGGCGGGCGACAGCACCGATACAGACAATGAAAAGGGCTATGCGATAATGACCATAGATCCGGAACATCCTGGCGTGAATGCCGCAGGCGCCTATGCAGGCTGGGGCTTATTAAGATCACAAAGCCGTGGCTATGGTGTACCAGGCTATTACAAAAATCTGGCAATCAGCGATACTGCCTTTTATTATTGGATGAATAATGAAGTAAAATGGCATCCGCAGGAAGCCAGCCAGGTTTTGGCTGTACCATTTGCACAATCTTTATACGCTTATCAAAAAGACAAAGGTGTGCCACGTATCGACCGTGTTATTGCTTATTTATACAAAGTTGGTGGCGAAGATAACCTGATGCGCATCAGGCAAATTTACATGGGTACTTTAAACCGTAAGCAATCAGCCGATTCACTTAGCGATATCATACTGGCAAAATACCCGAAAGGCAGTTTGGCACGGTTAAAGGCATACCGTGCTTTTACCAGTGAGCGTAAGCCGGATCAGATGATGATTAAGGCTACCGGGTTTCTGAAAGAATTCCCGCAAACTACCGATGCTGAGTTTGACATCCAAAATAACCTGAGCTATACGAACGCTTACCAGGCCATTATCCTGATTTCGGCAATGAAAGGCGACTATAGCCCGATAGAAAAGTATGTTCCTGATTTACCGATTTCAGCATTAATTAACATCTATTATAAGCTTATACAGATTCCGCATGACCGTAAGGATTTGCCGGATACCAAGCTGCTGCCTTATGCAAAAATGCTGGTAAGCCGCATGGAATCAGTAAAGAACACAGTACCTGCCGACTATTGGTACCTTTCACCATCTGAATGGCATGAACAGTATGAGCATTTTCTGGTAACAAGTGTATGGCCTACCCATATTAACCTGTTACGTAAAACGGAGAATTATAATGAGGCTTTGGCATATGCCGAACGCGCAGAAAAAAGTTTAAACTATAAAAAGGCTTCGGTTAATGATGATTATGCATGGCTTTTGAACAATGCCAAGCAATATCAGAAATTGAACGAAGTGCTGGTTAAAAGTATCTATCTAAATCAGAGCTCGCCCGAAATGCTGGAACTGCTTAAAGAAGATTATGTACGCAATAACAAATCTGACCAGGGCTTTGACAAATATCTTAATACGTTGAAAAATCCTGAACTGGCAGCAAAAAGCGCAGAGGAGATCAAAGCGATGAAACGGAATGATGATGTTCCGGACTGGCAAATGACCGGGCTTGACGGCAAGGTGGTAAAATTCAGCCAATTGCGCGGCAAAACTGTTGTACTTGATTTTTGGGCCACATGGTGTGTTCCCTGCAAGGCATCATTTCCGGGTATGAAACTGGCTGTAGAACATTACAAAAACGACCCTAACGTAGCTTTTTATTTTGTTGATACCGAAGAGCGCGGAGAAGCGTACAAACAGCAGGTAGCGCAGTTTATAAAAGACAACGATTATCCATTTCATATTCTGTTCGACAATAAAAAATCCGGGACAAAACAGAATGATGAGGTGTATGAACGTATCTGCAAAGCCTACAGCATATCAGGCATCCCTATGAAATTGATTATTGCACCTAATGGTAAGCTTCGCTTTTTAAGCGATGGCTACAAAGGCAGCGCTACTGCTTTAGCTGATGAAATAATTGAAATGGTTGAATTTGCAAGGAAAGTCCAATAA
- a CDS encoding RagB/SusD family nutrient uptake outer membrane protein, translated as MKSKYFLLVLLAAGMSSCRKYVDIKTQGILVPKETSNYRYLLNYTYAYEQGPKLDDIASDDVQLVDGSSQFKALNGSDYYGWFPKAYVWNPVVFPIGNYQTDDAWNGMYNTILYCNTVIEEVPASTGGTATDKAELIAEAKVHRADAYLMLMNTYAKPYNAATAGSDLGVPLILVETTQQSLARPSSQSVYTQIIADLNQALPNLLPQQSFNTIPSKASAYGELARCYLYMNDYTNANKYADSALLTRSTLNDYSTSSTFPLRKSDPEILLSKVAVSGVGYQPTIMRLSDDLLNLLGTTDQRYQLFTKDAKTFASAYADAGGRFFSRDRINNESRNIGPNVPEMLLIKAEYYARNNDISNALLWVNKLRQKRFKPADYTQATANTAADALKTVIDERHREFFCRMLRWWDMRRLKSEPAFQKTYTRVFGGVTYTLDPQSNRYVFQIPPYQIQLNPEMQQNP; from the coding sequence ATGAAATCAAAATATTTTCTCTTAGTATTATTAGCGGCTGGTATGTCGTCATGCCGTAAATATGTTGATATAAAAACCCAGGGTATACTTGTGCCAAAAGAAACAAGTAATTACCGTTACCTGCTTAATTACACCTATGCTTATGAACAAGGGCCAAAGTTAGATGACATTGCCTCTGACGATGTGCAGCTGGTTGATGGCAGTAGCCAATTTAAAGCACTAAACGGATCTGATTATTATGGCTGGTTTCCGAAAGCTTACGTATGGAACCCGGTTGTATTTCCGATTGGCAACTATCAAACCGACGATGCCTGGAACGGCATGTATAACACCATTCTTTATTGCAATACGGTAATTGAAGAGGTTCCGGCAAGTACCGGTGGTACCGCTACTGATAAAGCCGAACTGATTGCAGAAGCCAAGGTACACCGTGCAGATGCTTACCTGATGCTGATGAACACGTATGCAAAGCCATACAATGCAGCAACAGCAGGCAGTGATTTGGGTGTGCCTTTGATATTAGTTGAAACTACACAGCAGTCACTTGCCCGCCCAAGTTCGCAATCTGTATATACTCAAATCATTGCTGATCTTAACCAGGCACTGCCTAACCTGCTGCCTCAGCAAAGCTTTAATACCATCCCGTCAAAGGCATCAGCATATGGCGAACTGGCAAGATGTTATTTATACATGAACGATTACACCAATGCTAATAAATATGCGGACAGTGCATTGTTAACAAGAAGTACGCTTAATGATTATAGTACTTCATCAACTTTCCCTTTGCGTAAAAGCGACCCCGAAATACTTTTATCAAAGGTAGCTGTTAGCGGTGTTGGCTATCAGCCAACCATTATGCGTTTGAGTGATGACCTGCTTAACCTGCTTGGTACAACCGACCAGCGTTATCAATTATTTACTAAAGATGCAAAAACCTTTGCATCAGCTTATGCTGATGCTGGCGGTAGATTCTTTTCGCGCGACAGGATCAACAATGAATCTCGCAACATCGGCCCTAACGTGCCTGAAATGTTATTAATAAAAGCAGAGTATTATGCCCGCAATAACGATATATCCAATGCACTTTTATGGGTAAACAAACTAAGGCAGAAACGCTTTAAACCGGCAGACTATACTCAGGCTACAGCCAATACAGCTGCAGATGCACTTAAAACTGTGATTGACGAAAGGCACCGCGAGTTCTTTTGCCGTATGCTGCGCTGGTGGGATATGCGCAGGCTAAAAAGCGAACCGGCATTTCAAAAAACGTACACCCGTGTTTTTGGTGGCGTAACTTATACGCTTGATCCGCAGAGTAACCGTTATGTATTCCAGATACCGCCTTATCAAATTCAGCTAAACCCTGAAATGCAGCAAAATCCATAA